Genomic DNA from Candidatus Nitronereus thalassa:
GTCCCTTAATATCGAACAGGGCTATATGACTATTTTTTTGTTCACTTTCAAACAATATTCGAAATAATGAAATTTTTTCCAACAAATCAAAATAGGCTCCTAACGGACTTGCGGCCACAGCAAGATCTAATTGGTCATCAACAAGATTATAGGTGCCCGCACCCGTAAGCTTAAGAATAGGCCCATCCATAAAAATATCTTCAGAGGTAATAATTCCGCTGCTAATCCTAAGAGTGGCTGATTGCTTTTCGAACGGATACCCATCTTTTTTTAGATCAACTTTCCCTTGGAGGACTGCCGGAAGGTTCATCAAGGCCAACATTTTTGGTATCACGGTGCCACGTTGAATTCGACCATCCCTTACAAGAATTTTCAAATCCCCATTGAGCGTAGGAAAAACTCCGCGGGTATCGTTTCCATTTCCCTGAACCATTCCCTGCATAGAAAGAGTTCCCGTCCAGAATCGCTCGTCGAGTCTTTCGGCACTGAGAAAAGTCGTTTGTAAAGTTTCAAAGGGCACATCCTTTATCTTGAACCACGTCTTGACAGTCGCCGGTTGCCGGACCGGCAGATGAATGAGAAATCTTCCTTCAAGACTTCCTGAATCGGTTTTACCGGTTATTTGGTCTACCCCCACAAAACCATTTTTAATCCGCAGCCGACCTTTGAGATTTTGTAACTGCAGATCTTTATACCATGCACGAGTAAAGATAAGGTTGCCACCAACGGTATGAGTTGCCGCGATGGTTTCCAACACATCCCGAAGGGGGGAACGCTCCCCCTTCGGGACTAACAGATCAATATCAAACTCAGGAGCGTTTATCTGGAAGGTCACCTGTGGCGTCGAATCCCAATTTTTTATAGACCCGGCGATCCCCGCTTCACTATCCTGCATTTGAAATTGCAAACGCTGAACAACCGCATCATGACGAGCCAATTTCACACGAACAAACACATTCTGCATCGGGCTATTCAGTCCATCCACGGGAACAACGGCATCGCTGAGTACCAACCATCCATCTTTTTTCCATTGACGCCAATTGTCCCCTTTCCCGTCAATTTTCAAGGAAAACTCCATCGCCCCTTTTCCTATGGCTCCATCCAACAATGTCAGACCCGCCGGCAACGATTGGAATTCGAAAGGGGACGCCGTCACCGATGCTTGGAACTGCCCCATTTTGCTTTCGTCAAAGAAGCCGTTTCCGGAAAGTGTCAGGGGAGGAATGGCCAAAACCATTCGGTGTGCCTTCAGGCCCAATCCCGCGCCGAATTCCAAATTGGCGTTGAATGTGCCCTTAACTTTTAATTCCTTGCGGAGTACCCCCTTCAGATTCAGGTCGAGATTTTCAAGATTCCATAAAGTTTGAATACGGGGACGCTCCATTGGACCGGAAAGAGTAGAAACAAACGTAGCGGAGCCAGACACCATTTCTTGATAGGGTGAAAAAAATTCCTTGAACTGAGATTGGAGATCTTTGGTAAAAACTCGTCCACCAATTTGAAAATTTTCAAATGCTGGGGCATTGTGGAAATTGATACTGCCTTCTACGGTTATGGGACTGGATTGGAAAACCCCTTTAAAAGAAGTAAAGTTAAGAAGCTTGGACGAGAAATTGATGGTTCCAGATACATTACTCATGGCTCCCTCAATTCCAGGAAGACGAAGCATCACGGCCTGAGGGTTATATTGAGCCTGCACAACAGCAATGTGGGCAGGTTTGTCAAGAGGACCGGCCAGGCGGATCCTTAGTTCCCCACCCCCCTTCTCCCCCATAAATCCTGCCATGGCATGATTGGGAGTCGTCCACTCAAAGAGATTTTTTAGAAAACTGATAAGTTTCTTCGATGGAACCTGCCCCTGAAGTTCGGCGAAGAGCCAGGGACCTTCTTCCCGGAATTCAATTTCCCCAGATCCGGAAGATACAGGAATAGAATCATAGATTCCTGAAAATTCTTTTAATTGTGCCCCTGATGGATTGAGCACCACTGTTCCCTGAACCTTTTCTGCTACACCCCAGGTCTTTCCCAAATCAAGATAACCTTCGGAAACTTTAAATTCCCCAATCAGATCAAATTTCCTTCCTGGGGAACTGGAGGTGGATAGGGTCGCCGATGCAACTTCCAGTTTGGCTTCCAGTGGTTGATTCATGATGGCGTCATGGATTTCATTTGGGATCAAATGTATCGGAACGATCTTCAACAAATTTGTAACGCTTATCGGCGCACTCGTCCATGTCGCAGAAACCGTAGGAGAAACTTCAGTTTGTAATCCTGAGATATTGACCTGTCCTTGTACATTGATGGCATCCGTTAAGACGATGACATCGGATAACGTCAAGGCATACCCATTTTGGTCTGGTGCATATCCGATCTGTCCTTGAATTTGCAGGTGGCCATGCGGCTGGATTGGAAAATCCTTAATATGAAAAAGTCGAGCGAATTGGATTAACTCCCCCTCTTTCAGATCTAGGTTCGTTCGAACCTCAACCTGAGGGCCTGTAGTTTTTTCTCCCGATAATGGAGTTGCAAAAAATCCTTGTGCTTCAGATATGGTGCCTTGGATGGAGAGATTCGATTCTCCCCGTTGATTCAGATCTGCGACAAGCGAAACTTCCATTGGTTTTATCGCAGATAGGTTGGAGACATGCATGACAACATGTTGGAGCGTAAGTGTTTCGGGATTAGTCACGTCCAAGGCATCAATGATCTGAATCGTTCCATTTTCAATTGTCAGCGAATATTCAGCGAGGAAGGCACCAGCTTCTATTCCTCCTGCTGGGCGATTTTGTAGAAGTGAATTAATGTTCCATTGCCCCAATTCATTGCGTCGAAGATAGATCTTGGGATTTTCAATGACTAAGCCTTTGGGAATGACTTCATCCTGCAATACCGAAAGAAAACTTAAATTCAATTGAATTTCTGAGGCTTCAACAATGGGTTTACCTTGCTCTGATTCAAGAATCTGAAGATCCGTCAAGGTTAACCGGGGAAATGGGAAAAATGTGACTCGGACCTCCCCCACTCTAAGATTGGGACCAAAGGCGCTCAACATCTGTTGTTGAACCACCCGTCGCACCGTATCAAGATGAAAAGTGAGAAGATAGCCAACGGCCAGCGTCCCGAACATCACCAAAAGGAGCAACATTAAAATGGTACGCCGTCGTGCGGACATCCTGTCACGCATAATCACTACTTCTCCTTATCTGTTCCATAGTAGTTCGTGTCATCCATTCTAACAAAGGCCTGACAAAGAATCTTGTGCTTTTGAGTAGTCTGCCGGATTTTCCATTTCACATACCTCGGTCCGTGGTCCTTGACACTCTACACCGTCGCCGATATGGTCCTCACCCAACTGATTGTTTGGCCCGGTGATGGAACAAATCAGCAACCTCCACGACATTCATTCGACCATTTGAACACGCTTACGGCCTAGAATATGAGCGCCTTATCTCTCAGTCCTCGACTGCTTCTCTCTCGAACACTTACCTCTTCATTATTGAAACTGTACGACTACCCACACCCGGGTTCGCCACATAAAATTATCAAAGGCTACGACAAGGCCCATGCACTACGGACCGCAAAAATGTGCATGGCCGTCGCCTTGTCCTTACATCATGATCAAAACCTTGTCCGCCACTATCAAATTGCTTGTTTACTGCATGACCTAGGACGTGCCGGGTTGGATCAACATCTATTTGGAAAAATTTGGTCTTGGGCCAAAACGCATCGCATTCCAACTCGCCCTGCCGAATGGCGAGCCAAACACCCTGACACTCCATATGGCAAGGAAGCCGAGGCATTTATTCGGATATACCGTGAGCAATTACAAAAAGAAGGGATAATTATTGATAAATGGGCCAGCGAACAAATCGAAATGCGTTTAGGCTATGCTCGACGGATGAAAAGAGTCCTTCGCTGGCGAAAACCCCAACTACGACAACTTGGAATTTCGTGGCATCGATGGATGGAAAAAGTTATTTTGTATTACTATTATCCAGAGCTCATGCCGCAAACCCCTAAGTGGGTTAAGGAGTTTGGAGAGATTTTAGTGGCCTGTGAGCAACTCGAAGCCTACAGCAATCGGCAACGCGGGAAAGATTACTATACGCGATCACAGGAAAGTTTCAAAAGTGCATTTGAGTACCTCAATTCCTTACAACGAAAAAAACAGTTAAGCCAAAAGGTTGTTACGGCCGTGAGAGCCTTGACGGCACAGGGACACTTTGATTCAATTCTTCAAGCTGCCAAAGGGGCGGCCTTGACATCCAATGACCTTCGGTTTCTTCGATCCTTATCATCCTAGTCACGACTATGGCTGTTCTTACCCATCACGTATCTCTTCAGATGAAAGGTGATTCTCATATTGAAAATATGACATCTCAAGTACGTCATCTGCTTTCGGATAGCGACTTGAATGCAGGCATTGTCACCATTTTTGTGAAACATACGACCGCCTCCGTGTTGATCATTGAAGATGAACCAGGACTTCGAGCAGATACGAAGACGATATGGGATCGGTTAATACCAGCGGACCCGACATGGCAACATAACACCAGAAATCCTGGAGAGGTGAATGGACACAGCCACCTTCGAGGGCAATTCCAGGGGCAATCAGTCACCATCCCATTTATGGAGAGAGAATTAGCGCTTGGAACCTGGCAAGAAATTGTGATGATTGATTTTGACACACGCGCTCGGACACGAGACCTTATCATTCAAATCATGGGAGAATAAGATTTTTGGTGAATATGACTTCTTGCGTAAATAACCTCCTTGAGAGAAGACCTTTCCGTCCTGTTCTCCTCAGGATCCTTACATTTGGGACGATGCTCTTGGTTCTGTCCATCACTTTATCGGGATGGTCATACTGGAAAAACTCTCAGACTCAGCCACAGGAATTTTCGTGGCACACTTCCTCTTCCCCATTTTTCAGACTGGTGGATTTGGGAAATGATGAACTAGAAAATATTTCTATTTTCGAACGTGCCACCAAATCCGTGGTCTTTATTACCAATACTGCCATACGTCGAGACATTTGGTCGCTCAATACCTTTGAAGTTCCCCAGGGATCGGGGACGGGAATCATTTGGGACAAACAAGGGCATATTGTGACAAACTTCCATGTTGTCTATGGAGCAGATTCCATTGAAGTGGTCCTCTCGGATCAATCCACGCACCAGGCCCAAGTCGTGGGACTCGATCCAGATCATGATTTAGCCGTCCTACGCATTCGCACGGCCAAGGAACAGTTGATTCCCATCAACATTGGGAATTCCCAAGGGCTACGAGTGGGGCAAAAAGTTCTGGCTATCGGAAATCCCTTTGGATTGGACCATACCCTTACCACCGGTGTGGTGAGTGCATTGGATCGAACCATCAAATCCATGAACGAACGAACCATTGAAGGCGTGATTCAAACCGACGCGGCCATCAATCCCGGAAATTCCGGAGGTCCCTTACTGGATAGCTCGGGCCGATTGATAGGGATCAATACCCAAATTGTCAGCCCTAGTGGAGCCTATGCTGGCATAGGATTTGCCGTCCCTGTTAATACGATCACCCGAGTCACCCCTCAATTAATCAAGTTTGGAAAATTGATTCGTCCCGGGATGGGAATCTCTTTAATTCCTGACTCCATCGCCGCTCGATGGGGCATTCAAGGTCTCATCATTGCCAAAGTGGAACCTGGAAGCCCTGGCGAAAAAGCAGGATTGCAAAGTGCCAAGGAAACTCGGCTTGGTCGAATACAGCTTGGAGATATTATTACCAAAATTGATCAAGAACCCGTGAAAGTCTTTGATGATTTAGTCCGAATCCTTGATCGGCACAAAATTGGAGATCGAATCACTGTGGAAGTGCAACGAAAGGGCAAACCCCGCAATGTGGTCGTTGAGTTGCAAGCCATTAATTAATGTCTCTCCGCCCTTCTCCCCCTGACAGTGAACCTGTTAGTGACTAGCCGTATCAAAATTGAAGGGTTATTGGCTCCTTATTTGCTCAAAACCAGAAAAAATTGTATTTTGAAAATAGATCCTCTTCCTGAATTTCATGGAGATTGAACATGACACAGATTCAACAAAGTCATACTGAAACTCGCCAGCATGTGAGACGTTTCACAATGTTTCTCACTTTGACGATTTGGTTTTCTATGTTTAGTGGGTTGGCGTGGGGTAATTCAGCCAACCAGAAACAGCTGGTGGAGAATGCTAAACATACATTGGAAAGTTTCATGGAAGACCCCAACCTCACTTGGTTTCAAGAACATGTGATCGATGCCAAGGCATTACTTATCATTCCTCAATCGCTCAAAGGCGCGTTTATCTTTGGTGCGGAGGGTGGGAGTGGAGTCCTCATTGTCCGTGACTCCGAAACCCATGAGTGGAGCCACCCAGCTTTCTATGTTTTGGGAGGCTTAAGCTTCGGATTTCAATGGGGTGGACAAGCATCGGAGGTCATTATCATGGCCCGAACCGATGGGGCAGTGGAAAAACTCTATTCTTCTTCCTTTAAATTGGGCGGGGATGCCTCGATTGCCGCTGGGCCCTATGGAGGCGGAGTAGAAGGATCAACATCCGCCAATCTCCGCGCCGACTTCCTTTCATTTTCTCGTTCAAAAGGCGCGTTCGCGGGAATCTCTTTTGAAGGAGCCGTAATTTATTCAAGCGAGGATTCTAACGCGGCCTATTATGGAAAACCCGCCAGGCCCATCGATATTTTCGTCAAAAAGACGGTGAGCAATCCTCATTCCGATGGCCTGAGACAGGCCGCCAAAAACGCGGTTCATTAACGCATTGACCTGTTCTTTCTTTTTTCTGCCTACCAAATAAGAAGACCCCCTAAAGATGGCAAGGCATCTCAGGGGGGTCTTATATCGAACTCTATAGAACTCGGCAAAAGGGTTAAGGAGGTGCTTTTAGCTTTGAACCGCTGGAATAATCACAACCTGGCCATCCTTATAGTCTACAGTGACTGAATCCCCATCCTTCACTTCTCCCTTGACCAACAATTTCGATAATGGGGTTTCCACATCATGTTGAATCAACCGTTTCAAGGGGCGAGCACCATAGACTGGATCGTAGCCACGGGTCCCTAAATCTTCTAATGCTTCAGGCGTCACCTGGAGTGTGATTCGACGGTCAGCTAATCTCGCCTTTAAACGAACTAACTGAATATCCACGATTCGACTCAACTCGTGAGCCGTCAATGGATGGAAAACGACCGTTTCATCAATACGGTTTAAAAATTCTGGACGAAAATGATGTTTGATCTCATGAAACACCAGTGTTTGCAATTCTTCATAGGAACGACCATGTTGCTGGGCTTCTAGAATTTCTTGGCTTCCGATATTTGAAGTCATGATCAGAACCGCGTTTTTGAAATCCACCGTCCGTCCCTGTGAATCAGTGAGCCGTCCATCATCTAAGACTTGAAGCAATACATTAAATACATCATGGTGAGCCTTTTCGATTTCATCGAAGAGGATGACAGCAAAGGGACGACGACGAATGGCCTCCGTCAACTGGCCACCTTCTTCATAGCCCACATATCCGGGAGGGGCTCCAATGAGCCGTGCCACGGTATGTTTTTCCATGTATTCGGACATATCGATCCTGACGAGATTGGCCTCATCATCAAAAAGGGTATAGGCCAAGGCCCTGGCCAATTCGGTTTTCCCGACACCCGTTGGGCCAAGGAACAAGAATGAGCCAATGGGTCGATTCGGATCTTTGATCCCTGATCTTGCACGAAGCACCGCATCCGCGACCGCTCGAACTCCTTCTTCCTGTCCCACGACTCGTTGATGAATTAAATCGCCAAGCTTCAAAAGTTTTTCCATTTCACCCTGGAGTAACCGACTGATGGGAATGCCTGTCCATCGACTCACCACTTCGGCAATATCTTCTTCATCAACTTCCTCTTTTAATAGACGTGACGACTCACCTTTATTTTGGTCAAGACGATCTTCTTCGGCTTGCAGTTCACTCTCTAGTCGAGGTAGTGACCCGTACCTCAACTCAGCCACGCGGTTTAAATCATATTCCCGCTCCGCTTTTTCAATCTGATGCCGCATATCTTCAATCTGTTGGCGAATGTGTTGCAATCGCCCCACCGATGCCTTCTCGGCATCCCATTGTGTCTTGAGCCTAGATAACTCCGCACGCTTTCCTTCAAGCTCGCCTTCCAAAGTTTCCAACCGTGCCTTACTTCCCGGGTCTACCTCTTTTTTTAAGGCTTCCCGTTCAATTTCGAGTTGTAACACCTTGCGGGAAATTTCATCCAATTCCGCCGGCATGCTGTCGATTTCCGTACGAAGCCGCGCCGCGGATTCGTCGACTAAATCGATGGCTTTATCAGGAAGAAATCGATCACCGATGTAGCGATGAGAAAGGCGAGCCGCTGCTACCAAAGCGGAATCCTTGATCCGCACTCCGTGATGCACTTCGTAGCGCTCCTTGAGCCCACGCAGAATGGAAATGGTATCTTCGACCGAGGGTTGTTCCACATACACCGGTTGAAACCGTCGCTCCAAGGCTGCATCTTTTTCAATATGTTTTCGATATTCATCAAGAGTCGTGGCTCCGATCAGATGGAGCTCTCCCCTCGCCAATAAAGGCTTTAACAGATTCGCGGCATCCATGGCCCCTTCAGCGGCTCCTGCTCCCACCACGGTATGCAATTCATCAATAAAAAGGAGAATTTCACCTTGGGATGATTGAATTTCTTTCAAAACAGCCTTTAATCGTTCTTCAAATTCCCCACGAAATTTGGCCCCGGCAATTAACGACCCCATGTCTAAGACAATAAGGCGTTTCCGTTTTAACCCTTCGGGAGTGTCTCCCTTCACAATCCGTTGGGCAAGCCCCTCGACAATCGCCGTTTTCCCAACCCCCGGCTCTCCTATTAATACCGGGTTATTTTTCGTACGACGCGAGAGAATTTGAATCGTCCGACGAATTTCTTCATCCCGTCCGATGACCGGGTCGAGTTTCCCCTGGCCTGCCAGACGGGTGAGGTCTCGTCCGTATTTTTCTAACGACTGGTAAGTCCCTTCCGGGTTTTGACTTGTGACTCGTTGATTTCCACGAACTTTTTGTAATCCTGCCAACAGTTTATCTCGGGTAATACCTAATTCTTTGAACACCCCAGATTCTTTCACCATGGCCAACAAAAGATGTTCAGCACTAACATACTCATCTTTCAGGCCTTGCATTTCCGTTTCGGCATTGGTGAGCAGATTTGCAGTTCGCTGGGTCAAATGAATCTGTCCAGGAGCAGAACCCGCCCCTTGAACCTGTGGAATTCGCGTAAGAGCCTTTTCCGCCGCGGATTTTACCGCAGAAAGGGATACTCCCGTTTGCTCAATGATGGGACCAGCTAAACCCTCAGGC
This window encodes:
- a CDS encoding AsmA-like C-terminal domain-containing protein produces the protein MRDRMSARRRTILMLLLLVMFGTLAVGYLLTFHLDTVRRVVQQQMLSAFGPNLRVGEVRVTFFPFPRLTLTDLQILESEQGKPIVEASEIQLNLSFLSVLQDEVIPKGLVIENPKIYLRRNELGQWNINSLLQNRPAGGIEAGAFLAEYSLTIENGTIQIIDALDVTNPETLTLQHVVMHVSNLSAIKPMEVSLVADLNQRGESNLSIQGTISEAQGFFATPLSGEKTTGPQVEVRTNLDLKEGELIQFARLFHIKDFPIQPHGHLQIQGQIGYAPDQNGYALTLSDVIVLTDAINVQGQVNISGLQTEVSPTVSATWTSAPISVTNLLKIVPIHLIPNEIHDAIMNQPLEAKLEVASATLSTSSSPGRKFDLIGEFKVSEGYLDLGKTWGVAEKVQGTVVLNPSGAQLKEFSGIYDSIPVSSGSGEIEFREEGPWLFAELQGQVPSKKLISFLKNLFEWTTPNHAMAGFMGEKGGGELRIRLAGPLDKPAHIAVVQAQYNPQAVMLRLPGIEGAMSNVSGTINFSSKLLNFTSFKGVFQSSPITVEGSINFHNAPAFENFQIGGRVFTKDLQSQFKEFFSPYQEMVSGSATFVSTLSGPMERPRIQTLWNLENLDLNLKGVLRKELKVKGTFNANLEFGAGLGLKAHRMVLAIPPLTLSGNGFFDESKMGQFQASVTASPFEFQSLPAGLTLLDGAIGKGAMEFSLKIDGKGDNWRQWKKDGWLVLSDAVVPVDGLNSPMQNVFVRVKLARHDAVVQRLQFQMQDSEAGIAGSIKNWDSTPQVTFQINAPEFDIDLLVPKGERSPLRDVLETIAATHTVGGNLIFTRAWYKDLQLQNLKGRLRIKNGFVGVDQITGKTDSGSLEGRFLIHLPVRQPATVKTWFKIKDVPFETLQTTFLSAERLDERFWTGTLSMQGMVQGNGNDTRGVFPTLNGDLKILVRDGRIQRGTVIPKMLALMNLPAVLQGKVDLKKDGYPFEKQSATLRISSGIITSEDIFMDGPILKLTGAGTYNLVDDQLDLAVAASPLGAYFDLLEKISLFRILFESEQKNSHIALFDIKGPLKDPVIKPLPLESFKAGLTGFTRAAFNVLKNTVSLPKNILFPKKTEDSDIPPKADKGKGQ
- a CDS encoding HD domain-containing protein, with the protein product MSALSLSPRLLLSRTLTSSLLKLYDYPHPGSPHKIIKGYDKAHALRTAKMCMAVALSLHHDQNLVRHYQIACLLHDLGRAGLDQHLFGKIWSWAKTHRIPTRPAEWRAKHPDTPYGKEAEAFIRIYREQLQKEGIIIDKWASEQIEMRLGYARRMKRVLRWRKPQLRQLGISWHRWMEKVILYYYYPELMPQTPKWVKEFGEILVACEQLEAYSNRQRGKDYYTRSQESFKSAFEYLNSLQRKKQLSQKVVTAVRALTAQGHFDSILQAAKGAALTSNDLRFLRSLSS
- a CDS encoding secondary thiamine-phosphate synthase enzyme YjbQ; its protein translation is MKGDSHIENMTSQVRHLLSDSDLNAGIVTIFVKHTTASVLIIEDEPGLRADTKTIWDRLIPADPTWQHNTRNPGEVNGHSHLRGQFQGQSVTIPFMERELALGTWQEIVMIDFDTRARTRDLIIQIMGE
- a CDS encoding S1C family serine protease, which encodes MDLGNDELENISIFERATKSVVFITNTAIRRDIWSLNTFEVPQGSGTGIIWDKQGHIVTNFHVVYGADSIEVVLSDQSTHQAQVVGLDPDHDLAVLRIRTAKEQLIPINIGNSQGLRVGQKVLAIGNPFGLDHTLTTGVVSALDRTIKSMNERTIEGVIQTDAAINPGNSGGPLLDSSGRLIGINTQIVSPSGAYAGIGFAVPVNTITRVTPQLIKFGKLIRPGMGISLIPDSIAARWGIQGLIIAKVEPGSPGEKAGLQSAKETRLGRIQLGDIITKIDQEPVKVFDDLVRILDRHKIGDRITVEVQRKGKPRNVVVELQAIN
- a CDS encoding lipid-binding SYLF domain-containing protein is translated as MTQIQQSHTETRQHVRRFTMFLTLTIWFSMFSGLAWGNSANQKQLVENAKHTLESFMEDPNLTWFQEHVIDAKALLIIPQSLKGAFIFGAEGGSGVLIVRDSETHEWSHPAFYVLGGLSFGFQWGGQASEVIIMARTDGAVEKLYSSSFKLGGDASIAAGPYGGGVEGSTSANLRADFLSFSRSKGAFAGISFEGAVIYSSEDSNAAYYGKPARPIDIFVKKTVSNPHSDGLRQAAKNAVH
- the clpB gene encoding ATP-dependent chaperone ClpB, whose translation is MDMNRMTLKVQEALQAASSIAMRRNHQGLDVEHVLMALVEQPEGLAGPIIEQTGVSLSAVKSAAEKALTRIPQVQGAGSAPGQIHLTQRTANLLTNAETEMQGLKDEYVSAEHLLLAMVKESGVFKELGITRDKLLAGLQKVRGNQRVTSQNPEGTYQSLEKYGRDLTRLAGQGKLDPVIGRDEEIRRTIQILSRRTKNNPVLIGEPGVGKTAIVEGLAQRIVKGDTPEGLKRKRLIVLDMGSLIAGAKFRGEFEERLKAVLKEIQSSQGEILLFIDELHTVVGAGAAEGAMDAANLLKPLLARGELHLIGATTLDEYRKHIEKDAALERRFQPVYVEQPSVEDTISILRGLKERYEVHHGVRIKDSALVAAARLSHRYIGDRFLPDKAIDLVDESAARLRTEIDSMPAELDEISRKVLQLEIEREALKKEVDPGSKARLETLEGELEGKRAELSRLKTQWDAEKASVGRLQHIRQQIEDMRHQIEKAEREYDLNRVAELRYGSLPRLESELQAEEDRLDQNKGESSRLLKEEVDEEDIAEVVSRWTGIPISRLLQGEMEKLLKLGDLIHQRVVGQEEGVRAVADAVLRARSGIKDPNRPIGSFLFLGPTGVGKTELARALAYTLFDDEANLVRIDMSEYMEKHTVARLIGAPPGYVGYEEGGQLTEAIRRRPFAVILFDEIEKAHHDVFNVLLQVLDDGRLTDSQGRTVDFKNAVLIMTSNIGSQEILEAQQHGRSYEELQTLVFHEIKHHFRPEFLNRIDETVVFHPLTAHELSRIVDIQLVRLKARLADRRITLQVTPEALEDLGTRGYDPVYGARPLKRLIQHDVETPLSKLLVKGEVKDGDSVTVDYKDGQVVIIPAVQS